Proteins from one Listeria innocua genomic window:
- a CDS encoding DUF1273 domain-containing protein, giving the protein MKSIAVTGYKNFELGIFKKDADEAVYIKETIKRHLIPLIEDGLEWVIISGQLGIELWAGEVVALLKEEYPIKLAVLEPFEKQSANWNENNQLWAQEVIGAADYHAFITKRPYESPAQFAARDGFIIDNTDGALLVYDLEKEGSPKFFYDRAKLAKEQANYFLECIDFYALQDVVEDMNQTF; this is encoded by the coding sequence GTGAAATCCATCGCAGTAACCGGATATAAAAATTTTGAACTTGGAATTTTTAAAAAGGATGCGGATGAAGCTGTTTATATTAAAGAAACAATAAAACGTCATTTAATTCCTCTAATAGAAGATGGGCTTGAATGGGTTATTATCTCTGGACAATTAGGGATTGAACTTTGGGCCGGAGAGGTAGTCGCTTTGTTAAAAGAGGAATATCCTATTAAATTAGCAGTACTGGAACCTTTTGAAAAACAAAGTGCGAACTGGAACGAAAATAATCAGTTATGGGCCCAGGAAGTAATAGGGGCTGCGGATTATCACGCTTTTATTACAAAACGTCCTTATGAAAGCCCCGCACAATTTGCAGCTAGAGATGGATTTATTATTGATAATACAGATGGGGCATTGCTTGTTTATGATTTAGAAAAAGAAGGCTCACCTAAATTTTTTTATGACCGTGCTAAATTAGCAAAAGAACAAGCTAATTACTTCTTAGAATGCATTGATTTTTACGCATTACAAGATGTTGTCGAGGATATGAATCAAACATTTTAA
- the recU gene encoding Holliday junction resolvase RecU yields the protein MAIGYPGGKKYTASHEGLPSKKRKTPVTYGKRGMSLEDDLNDTIAYYLAHDIAVIHKKPTPVQIVSVDYPKRSSAKIKEAYFKTPSTTDYNGVYKGKYVDFEAKETQNTTSFPLSNFHDHQMTHMANVLKQDGIVFVIIAFQKLGETHFIPFEKFYPFWERMQSGGRKSVTISEIQDVSDQVPYGLNPRLDFLQSIDKLYF from the coding sequence ATGGCTATTGGTTATCCCGGCGGCAAGAAGTATACAGCGAGTCATGAAGGACTTCCTTCAAAAAAACGGAAAACTCCTGTAACTTATGGTAAGCGAGGTATGTCTTTAGAAGATGACTTGAATGATACAATTGCGTATTATTTAGCCCACGACATCGCAGTCATCCATAAAAAACCTACCCCGGTCCAAATTGTCAGTGTGGACTATCCAAAAAGAAGTAGTGCCAAAATTAAGGAAGCCTACTTCAAAACACCATCCACAACAGACTACAATGGTGTTTATAAAGGAAAATATGTTGATTTTGAAGCAAAAGAAACGCAAAATACAACTTCCTTTCCACTCAGTAATTTTCATGATCACCAAATGACACATATGGCAAATGTCTTAAAACAAGATGGCATTGTTTTTGTCATTATCGCTTTCCAAAAACTTGGAGAAACGCATTTCATTCCTTTCGAAAAGTTTTATCCGTTTTGGGAACGCATGCAAAGTGGTGGAAGAAAATCAGTCACTATAAGTGAAATACAAGATGTATCAGACCAAGTTCCTTATGGTCTAAATCCAAGGCTTGACTTCTTGCAATCCATAGACAAATTATACTTCTAG
- a CDS encoding YppE family protein translates to MELLIRTEQLLLQNEKNWELYLSNREEEKPFDFYKDMKPFVDEAKRCADDFLELAIPWVNTERPPYLGELQLRQACDNVQMTAVSAFNGRSFYKHFLDHYQSTKYTLTRVRDFLKRKEESM, encoded by the coding sequence ATGGAACTTTTAATCCGTACGGAACAATTACTTCTTCAGAATGAAAAAAACTGGGAACTATATTTAAGTAATCGAGAAGAAGAAAAGCCGTTTGATTTTTATAAAGACATGAAACCTTTTGTTGATGAGGCTAAAAGATGTGCCGATGATTTTTTAGAACTTGCCATTCCGTGGGTTAATACTGAGCGGCCTCCTTATTTGGGGGAACTACAACTTCGCCAAGCTTGTGATAATGTTCAGATGACCGCAGTAAGTGCATTTAATGGAAGATCTTTTTATAAACATTTTTTAGATCATTATCAATCTACTAAGTATACATTAACAAGAGTGAGAGATTTCTTAAAAAGAAAAGAGGAATCAATGTGA
- the gpsB gene encoding cell division regulator GpsB yields MTSEQFEYHLTGKEILEKEFKTGLRGYNPEDVDEFLDMVIKDYSTFTQEIEALQAENIRLVQELDNAPVRTTTQPAPTFQAAAQPAGTTNFDILKRLSNLEKHVFGNKLDDNE; encoded by the coding sequence ATGACTTCGGAACAATTTGAGTATCACTTAACTGGCAAAGAAATATTGGAAAAAGAATTTAAAACTGGACTTCGTGGTTATAATCCAGAAGATGTTGATGAGTTTTTAGACATGGTTATTAAAGATTACAGTACATTTACACAGGAAATTGAAGCACTTCAAGCGGAAAATATTCGTCTAGTGCAAGAACTGGATAATGCACCAGTGAGAACAACAACACAACCAGCACCGACTTTCCAAGCAGCTGCACAACCTGCTGGAACGACCAACTTTGATATTCTAAAACGTCTTTCTAATTTAGAAAAACACGTTTTTGGAAATAAGCTGGACGATAACGAATAG